Proteins from one Flammeovirgaceae bacterium genomic window:
- the dnaE gene encoding DNA polymerase III subunit alpha encodes MYLIFDTETTGIPHNKTAPLTDLDNWPRLVQLAWQLHDHQGKLLSQHSYIIQPDGFDIPFKAEQIHGISTQRAQEEGEKLSEVMAAFIKDLDNTKLLIGHNIEFDINIIGAEYIRLSLKPDFFLGLERLDTGIASTEYCQLKGGIGGKLKMPRLNELHQKLFGKDIEDAHDAAYDVDATARSFFGLVGEGVIAPIDGTPIADIHYEEPSLDAGNSTKREKREDVGYTAHVAPEDLIDLPFSHLHTHSQFSVLQATPSVNAIIAKAKGEQQPAVALTDLGNMYGAFKFVTEALKHEIKPIVGCEFFVAEERKKLKFTKDNPDKRYHQVLFAKNKKGYLNLARLSSLGFTEGLYGIYPRIDKALIETHKEGLIASTGGLLSEVPHLILHVGERQAEEAFQWWHQLFKDDFYVELNRHGIPEEDRVNETLLRFCKKHKVKYYAANECYYLQKEESNAHDVLLCIKEGEFKSTPIGSGRGYRYGLPNDEFYFKSQQEMKSLFHDLPEAIVTINEIVNKVEAYDLRQDVLLPKYVIPPEFGSEDDYLRHLTYEGAKKRYVEVTPAITERLDFELETIKKTGYPGYFLIVQDFTNKAREMGVSVGPGRGSAAGSAVAYCIGITNVDPIAYDLLFERFLNPDRISLPDIDIDFDDEGRDKVLQYVIDKYGKNQVAQIITYGTMAAKSSIRDCARVMELPLPDANNLAKLVPERPGTTLEKAFEEVKELNDIKKGMDLRAQVLKQAIVLEGSLRNTGTHACGVIITPGELTSLVPVATARDSEMLVTQFDNSVVESAGMLKMDFLGLTTLSIIRTAIKNIKKRHGVGIDIDAIPLDDKKTFGLYQRGETTGTFQFESEGMQSYLKALKPDKLADLIAMNALYRPGPMEYIPNFIARKRGKEPIKYDLPIMEEFLEDTYGITVYQEQVMLLSQKLANFSKGDADVLRKAMGKKQKEVLDKMKDKFIAGCKGNGHDERVAEKIWKDWEAFAQYAFNKSHSTCYSLVAYQTAYLKANYPAEYMAAVLTHSQNNLDKVTFFIDECRKQNIEVLGPHINESGVFFEVNKNGEIRFGLGAIKGAGEAAVESIIKERESKGPFKNIFEFATRVGQRAVNKKTLECLALSGAFDCFGDFHRRQFVYAKDGDITLTEKLTRYAAKVQQELESAQVSLFGGHSGTEMPLPKVDAIEPFSEIEKLHFEKEVVGVYISGHPLDNFKFEMDAFCNTPLSQLAELEGQEGRETKVGGIVAAVEHRLTKTGKPFGKLMLEDYSGRVEFMLWSEDYLKFKSFLTPGLFLFVEGTVVRKAWGDQSLEFKIRNIELLNELGLKRTKGLQLRMDTAAVSPQMVRQIERLCSEFSGDCPLFLRLQDDQENINLELMSRKYRVRPVNDMVKKIKKIPDLQVEVVL; translated from the coding sequence ATGTATTTGATCTTCGATACGGAAACCACCGGTATCCCGCACAACAAGACCGCGCCCCTCACCGACCTCGACAACTGGCCCCGGCTGGTGCAGCTCGCCTGGCAACTGCACGACCACCAGGGCAAATTACTTTCCCAACATAGCTACATCATCCAACCAGACGGGTTCGATATTCCGTTCAAGGCCGAACAAATCCATGGTATCAGCACCCAAAGGGCACAAGAGGAAGGGGAAAAGTTGTCCGAAGTGATGGCTGCCTTTATCAAAGACCTCGACAACACCAAGCTCCTGATCGGGCACAATATCGAATTCGACATCAACATCATTGGTGCCGAATACATCAGGCTGTCATTAAAGCCGGATTTTTTCCTTGGCCTGGAGCGGCTTGACACCGGCATTGCCTCCACGGAATATTGCCAGCTGAAAGGTGGCATAGGGGGCAAGCTGAAGATGCCACGACTTAACGAACTCCATCAAAAGCTGTTTGGGAAAGACATTGAAGACGCCCACGATGCCGCCTATGACGTTGACGCCACTGCACGGTCCTTCTTCGGGCTCGTTGGCGAAGGGGTGATCGCCCCGATTGACGGCACGCCCATCGCGGACATCCACTATGAGGAACCCAGCCTGGACGCGGGAAACTCCACCAAGCGGGAAAAAAGGGAAGATGTAGGGTATACCGCCCATGTGGCCCCCGAGGACCTTATTGATTTGCCCTTCAGCCACCTGCACACACACTCGCAATTTTCAGTGCTACAGGCCACCCCTTCGGTAAATGCCATCATCGCCAAGGCCAAAGGGGAACAACAACCGGCCGTGGCCCTCACCGACCTGGGCAACATGTACGGTGCTTTCAAATTTGTGACGGAAGCTTTAAAACATGAAATAAAACCAATAGTAGGCTGCGAGTTTTTTGTGGCGGAGGAAAGAAAGAAACTGAAGTTTACCAAGGACAACCCCGACAAGCGGTACCACCAGGTGCTGTTTGCCAAAAACAAAAAAGGATACCTCAACTTGGCACGCCTCAGTTCCCTGGGGTTTACGGAAGGGCTATATGGGATTTACCCACGCATTGACAAAGCGCTCATAGAAACACACAAGGAAGGGCTGATCGCCTCTACCGGGGGGCTGCTCAGTGAAGTGCCCCATTTGATCTTACATGTAGGCGAAAGGCAGGCCGAGGAGGCTTTCCAGTGGTGGCACCAATTGTTCAAAGATGATTTTTATGTGGAGTTGAACCGGCATGGCATCCCTGAAGAAGACCGTGTGAACGAAACACTTTTGCGGTTTTGCAAAAAGCACAAGGTAAAGTACTATGCCGCCAACGAGTGCTATTACCTGCAAAAGGAAGAATCCAATGCGCACGATGTACTGCTGTGCATCAAAGAAGGGGAATTTAAATCCACGCCTATCGGGTCAGGTCGTGGCTACCGGTATGGTTTGCCCAATGACGAATTCTATTTCAAGTCACAGCAGGAGATGAAATCCCTCTTTCACGACCTGCCGGAAGCAATCGTAACCATCAACGAAATCGTAAACAAGGTGGAAGCATACGACTTGCGGCAAGACGTGCTGCTTCCCAAGTATGTCATCCCCCCTGAATTTGGATCGGAAGACGACTACCTGAGGCACCTTACCTATGAGGGGGCAAAAAAAAGGTATGTGGAAGTGACCCCGGCCATCACAGAGCGGCTCGATTTTGAACTGGAGACCATTAAAAAGACCGGTTACCCCGGGTATTTTTTGATTGTGCAGGACTTTACCAACAAGGCCAGGGAGATGGGCGTATCCGTGGGGCCCGGCAGGGGGTCTGCGGCAGGCTCGGCAGTGGCCTATTGCATTGGCATTACCAACGTGGACCCGATTGCCTACGATTTGCTTTTTGAGCGCTTCCTTAACCCCGACAGGATTTCACTGCCCGATATCGATATCGACTTTGACGATGAAGGGCGTGACAAAGTCCTGCAATACGTGATCGATAAATACGGCAAAAACCAGGTGGCCCAAATCATTACCTATGGCACCATGGCAGCGAAATCATCCATCCGGGACTGTGCCCGGGTAATGGAACTGCCGCTACCGGATGCCAACAACCTGGCCAAGCTGGTGCCGGAAAGGCCGGGCACCACACTGGAAAAAGCCTTTGAGGAGGTAAAGGAACTCAACGACATAAAGAAGGGAATGGACCTGAGGGCCCAGGTGTTGAAACAGGCCATCGTTTTGGAGGGGTCGTTGCGCAACACCGGCACGCACGCCTGTGGGGTGATCATCACGCCAGGCGAGCTTACCTCCCTGGTCCCGGTGGCCACTGCCCGCGACTCGGAAATGCTGGTGACACAATTTGACAACAGCGTGGTGGAGAGCGCAGGCATGCTGAAGATGGACTTCCTCGGCCTGACCACGCTCAGCATCATCAGGACGGCCATAAAAAACATAAAGAAACGCCACGGGGTGGGCATTGACATTGATGCCATTCCACTCGATGACAAAAAAACCTTCGGGCTCTACCAACGGGGCGAAACGACCGGTACGTTCCAGTTTGAGTCGGAGGGCATGCAAAGCTACCTGAAGGCGCTAAAGCCCGACAAGCTGGCAGACCTTATTGCCATGAACGCCCTCTACAGGCCCGGCCCGATGGAATATATTCCCAACTTCATTGCCAGGAAGCGCGGCAAGGAACCCATCAAATACGACCTCCCCATCATGGAGGAATTTTTGGAGGACACCTACGGCATCACCGTTTACCAGGAGCAGGTGATGCTGCTTTCCCAAAAGCTTGCCAATTTTTCCAAAGGCGATGCGGACGTGCTTCGCAAAGCGATGGGAAAAAAACAAAAGGAGGTGCTGGACAAAATGAAGGACAAGTTCATCGCGGGGTGCAAAGGCAACGGGCATGATGAACGGGTGGCGGAAAAAATTTGGAAGGACTGGGAGGCCTTTGCCCAATACGCCTTCAACAAGTCCCACTCCACCTGCTACTCGTTGGTGGCCTACCAGACTGCCTACCTTAAGGCCAACTACCCTGCCGAGTACATGGCAGCCGTTTTGACGCACTCGCAAAACAACCTCGACAAAGTCACCTTCTTTATTGACGAATGCCGCAAACAAAACATTGAAGTGCTCGGCCCCCACATCAACGAGTCGGGGGTTTTCTTTGAGGTAAACAAAAACGGTGAAATCCGGTTTGGGCTGGGCGCCATTAAAGGTGCCGGGGAGGCGGCCGTGGAAAGCATTATCAAAGAGCGGGAAAGCAAAGGGCCTTTCAAAAACATTTTTGAATTTGCCACACGCGTAGGCCAGCGTGCCGTCAACAAAAAAACACTGGAATGCCTGGCCTTGTCTGGGGCTTTTGATTGCTTTGGTGATTTTCACAGAAGGCAATTTGTGTATGCCAAAGATGGCGACATCACCCTGACGGAGAAGCTCACCCGCTATGCGGCCAAGGTGCAACAAGAACTGGAAAGTGCACAGGTGAGCCTCTTTGGTGGCCACTCGGGCACGGAGATGCCCCTGCCCAAGGTAGATGCGATTGAACCTTTCAGCGAGATCGAAAAGCTCCACTTCGAGAAGGAGGTGGTGGGGGTGTACATATCCGGCCATCCCCTGGACAATTTCAAATTTGAAATGGACGCCTTTTGCAACACGCCCTTAAGCCAGTTGGCGGAGTTGGAAGGCCAGGAAGGAAGGGAAACCAAAGTGGGCGGCATTGTGGCCGCTGTGGAGCACCGGCTTACCAAAACGGGCAAGCCCTTCGGAAAGTTGATGCTGGAGGACTACAGCGGCCGGGTGGAGTTTATGCTCTGGAGCGAGGACTACCTGAAGTTCAAATCCTTCCTTACGCCCGGGTTGTTCCTGTTTGTGGAGGGGACGGTAGTGCGCAAGGCCTGGGGGGACCAAAGCCTGGAATTCAAAATCAGGAACATCGAACTGCTCAACGAATTGGGGCTTAAAAGGACGAAAGGGCTCCAGCTTAGAATGGACACCGCTGCCGTCAGCCCGCAAATGGTGCGCCAAATTGAAAGGCTTTGCAGCGAATTTTCCGGGGACTGCCCCCTGTTCCTCAGGCTTCAGGACGATCAGGAAAACATCAACCTGGAGCTAATGTCGAGGAAGTACCGGGTAAGGCCGGTGAACGATATGGTGAAGAAAATCAAGAAAATACCCGACCTGCAGGTAGAGGTGGTTTTATAA
- the trxA gene encoding thioredoxin encodes MGKTLELNDSNFDEAIKGDKPVLVDFWAEWCGPCKMIGPVVEELAGEYDGKAVVAKVNVDENPGVAGRFGIRSIPTLLVFKGGEIVDKQVGAVPKSVLAQKLAAQVA; translated from the coding sequence ATGGGCAAAACATTAGAACTTAACGACTCGAATTTTGACGAGGCAATCAAAGGCGACAAGCCGGTATTGGTGGATTTTTGGGCAGAATGGTGCGGGCCATGCAAAATGATTGGCCCGGTGGTGGAGGAGTTGGCCGGTGAGTATGACGGCAAAGCGGTGGTGGCCAAAGTCAATGTGGACGAAAACCCCGGGGTGGCCGGCCGGTTTGGCATCCGCTCCATCCCAACGCTTTTGGTTTTCAAAGGTGGCGAGATCGTTGACAAACAGGTGGGCGCGGTGCCAAAATCAGTACTGGCACAAAAGCTTGCCGCACAGGTGGCATAG
- a CDS encoding YkgJ family cysteine cluster protein, translated as MDLERFKEESGKKAKANKKYLAGLKRLDPRKVDSAFHAMHDEVFESMDCLDCANCCKTTSPIFYEADIGRAAKALRIKPGDFVEKYLRVDEDKDYVLKAAPCPFLDGGNYCGIYESRPKACREYPHTNRKKMVQVMDLAYKNTLVCPAVLEIVERLRKSGLGK; from the coding sequence ATGGATTTGGAAAGGTTTAAAGAAGAGTCGGGGAAAAAGGCCAAGGCCAACAAAAAGTACCTTGCCGGGTTGAAACGGTTGGATCCGCGCAAGGTCGACTCCGCTTTTCATGCCATGCACGATGAGGTTTTTGAAAGCATGGATTGCCTTGACTGTGCCAATTGCTGCAAGACCACCAGCCCCATTTTCTATGAGGCCGATATTGGCAGGGCGGCAAAAGCCTTGCGCATCAAGCCGGGCGATTTTGTGGAAAAATACTTACGGGTGGACGAGGACAAGGACTATGTGCTGAAGGCCGCCCCGTGCCCCTTCCTCGATGGGGGGAATTATTGTGGCATATACGAAAGCCGGCCCAAGGCCTGCCGCGAATACCCCCACACCAACCGGAAAAAGATGGTGCAGGTGATGGACCTGGCCTACAAAAACACCCTGGTATGCCCTGCGGTGCTCGAGATTGTGGAAAGGCTGAGGAAGTCGGGCCTGGGCAAATAA
- a CDS encoding PAS domain S-box protein, with amino-acid sequence MEKIQLSVIQTDSARTYKEAALVFVAGLLLTFTGTGLVRKLVTKYAALGQRLDQTEKDYRIVFEGISEGIFKTTMEGKILLANPSLARIFGFSSPTEMIGMVADIGDQLYYSHEDREKLLGTLLVTGHVTGMEIQSVTKDKGKIWISISAHLHYEKDRSISYIEGTVTDITARKKDRDKLDEQFEVLKEYAFINAHKVRAHVARLLGLVNLINERYITEGEKEGVIKLVTDETEELDKVIRGLSLMINEVEEY; translated from the coding sequence TTGGAAAAAATACAATTATCGGTAATCCAAACGGACAGTGCCCGTACCTACAAGGAAGCCGCCCTTGTCTTTGTTGCCGGTTTATTGTTGACTTTTACCGGCACAGGCCTCGTACGGAAGCTGGTCACAAAGTATGCGGCCCTGGGCCAGCGGCTGGATCAAACGGAGAAGGACTATAGAATAGTTTTTGAAGGTATTTCCGAGGGGATATTCAAAACCACAATGGAGGGCAAGATTTTATTGGCCAATCCATCCCTGGCAAGGATATTTGGATTCAGTTCCCCAACTGAAATGATAGGGATGGTGGCGGATATTGGGGATCAGTTATACTATTCCCATGAGGACAGGGAGAAGCTTTTGGGCACATTGCTGGTTACGGGGCATGTAACCGGCATGGAAATACAGAGTGTAACGAAAGACAAGGGGAAAATATGGATTAGCATAAGCGCGCACCTTCACTACGAAAAGGACAGAAGTATTTCGTATATTGAAGGTACGGTCACGGATATAACAGCTCGGAAAAAGGATAGGGATAAATTGGATGAGCAGTTTGAGGTGTTGAAAGAGTATGCCTTTATCAATGCGCACAAGGTAAGGGCACATGTGGCCAGGTTACTTGGCCTTGTTAATTTAATCAACGAGCGGTATATCACGGAAGGGGAGAAAGAAGGTGTAATTAAGTTGGTCACTGACGAAACCGAGGAATTGGACAAAGTGATTAGGGGACTATCTTTGATGATAAACGAGGTGGAAGAATATTGA
- a CDS encoding peptidylprolyl isomerase — protein sequence MVLGALLSCGPSKSKEYDVGQIKTPKGEIILWLFDETPNHKRSFVQLANEGYWDSLTFNRVIPGFVAQGGCPDTPEGFTDPEYLLPPEFNANLLHDYGAVGAGRDNNPGKLSARCQFYIVQNKNGVHRLDGDYTVFGKVIKGMDVVDAIVNVQRDSTDKPLEPVVLDVNIIKLTKGELEDLGLDPDRNSPTQPAR from the coding sequence ATGGTGCTTGGCGCGCTGCTTTCATGTGGGCCGTCCAAAAGCAAGGAATATGACGTAGGCCAGATAAAAACCCCTAAAGGCGAAATAATACTCTGGCTGTTTGATGAAACGCCCAACCACAAGCGGAGCTTTGTCCAACTGGCCAATGAGGGGTACTGGGATTCCCTCACTTTCAACAGGGTAATCCCCGGCTTTGTGGCCCAGGGAGGCTGCCCCGATACCCCGGAAGGGTTCACCGACCCGGAGTATTTATTGCCGCCCGAATTCAATGCCAACCTTCTTCACGACTATGGGGCCGTGGGGGCCGGCCGCGACAATAACCCGGGCAAGCTGTCCGCCCGGTGCCAGTTTTATATCGTTCAAAACAAAAATGGCGTGCACCGCCTGGACGGGGACTATACCGTGTTCGGCAAGGTGATAAAAGGCATGGACGTGGTGGATGCCATTGTAAATGTGCAAAGGGACTCAACGGACAAGCCGCTTGAGCCGGTTGTATTGGACGTGAACATTATAAAGCTTACCAAGGGGGAGCTTGAGGATTTGGGGCTTGACCCGGATAGGAATTCCCCCACCCAACCGGCCCGGTAA